Proteins co-encoded in one Aspergillus fumigatus Af293 chromosome 6, whole genome shotgun sequence genomic window:
- a CDS encoding arrestin (or S-antigen), N-terminal domain protein, with amino-acid sequence MAASIITRGSSSLESLKGRSRPKIQIDLVNQTEGLVSSYTTKDQIEGTVTIRVDHDTRFEDVEITFEGTARTSVERAAYPGRTGAYQTFLKLRQPIDDAAYPTPRILESGRPYQFPFTFVVPDRLLPHVCTHSKINAHVERSHTLLPPTLGDPMLASNGKTLLDDMVPEMCQISYMIRVVVNNKPDGESDARKSLASAGKKVRIIPTVDEEPPLNVFEGDDVYCTRKEKDVKRGLMRGKLGRLVVAASQPKPIQLTAPQYETKESVGTVATIHLRFDPVGNEAPPRLGSVWSRLRVSTYYAAVPWEDYPSALSATMWAQVGKSVYTETVPLSTLCVASAQWTKHSASSPVRRSSLESTSSSESLTGPSASFSRSTYYTASVVVPVSLPASKAFVPTFYSCLISRMYTLDLSISYHTPNANILTPTASLRLPLQLTSQPKADTRPKYGMHEITLEEVDAEFFSPRNVSPPSITSCESFPLAQSSPIAPPPEYTTIRAPLLACEQQPRRVAAG; translated from the exons ATGGCAGCTTCGATTATCACTCGGGGATCTAGCTCCCTGGAGTCGCTGAAGGGACGCTCTCGTCCCAAGATCCAGATCGACCTGGTTAATCAGACAGAAGGACTGGTCAGCTCGTATACCACCAAGGACCAGATTGAGGGGACCGTGACCATCAGGGTAGACCATGACACGCGCTTTGAGGACGTCGAAATCACTTTCGAAG GAACAGCAAGAACATCAGTCGAGCGCGCGGCCTACCCCGGCCGCACAGGGGCGTATCAGACATTCCTCAAGCTGCGCCAGCCCATTGATGACGCCGCATACCCAACTCCCCGCATTCTTGAAAGTGGACGCCCCTACCAGTTCCCCTTCACTTTTGTCGTCCCCGATCGTCTGCTCCCCCATGTCTGCACCCACTCCAAGATCAACGCCCATGTGGAGCGGTCCCACACGTTGCTGCCCCCGACCCTGGGGGACCCCATGCTCGCCAGTAACGGAAAGACCCTGCTGGACGATATGGTGCCCGAGATGTGCCAGATCTCGTACATGATCCGGGTTGTCGTGAACAACAAGCCCGACGGGGAGAGCGACGCGCGCAAGTCCCTTGCCTCGGCGGGAAAGAAAGTGCGCATCATCCCTACCGTCGACGAGGAACCGCCACTCAACGTCTTCGAAGGCGATGACGTCTACTGCACCCGCAAGGAGAAGGACGTCAAGCGCGGTCTCATGCGCGGCAAGCTGGGCCGCTTAGTTGTGGCCGCCTCGCAGCCAAAGCCAATCCAACTGACTGCGCCCCAGTACGAGACAAAGGAGTCTGTCGGGACAGTGGCAACCATTCATCTGCGCTTCGATCCTGTCGGCAACGAAGCGCCGCCCCGGCTCGGCAGCGTCTGGAGTCGACTGCGCGTATCGACATACTACGCCGCGGTCCCCTGGGAAGACTACCCCTCCGCCCTGTCGGCGACCATGTGGGCACAGGTTGGGAAGAGTGTGTACACTGAGACCGTCCCTCTGTCTACCCTCTGCGTCGCCTCGGCCCAGTGGACTAAACACTCGGCCTCGAGCCCGGTCCGCCGGAGCTCCCTGGAGTCGACTTCCTCGTCCGAATCGCTCACCGGACcctctgcctctttctcGAGGAGCACCTACTATACCGcctcggtggtggtgccggtCTCCCTACCCGCGTCCAAGGCCTTTGTTCCGACCTTCTACTCCTGCCTCATCTCCCGCATGTACACTCTCGACCTGAGTATCTCGTACCACACTCCCAATGCCAATATCCTGACTCCCACCGCCTCCCTTCGCCTGCCACTTCAGCTCACCTCCCAGCCCAAGGCAGATACGCGCCCCAAGTACGGGATGCACGAAATCACCCTGGAAGAGGTGGACGCCGAGTTCTTCAGCCCTCGCAACGTGTCGCCCCCGTCCATCACCTCTTGCGAGTCGTTTCCTCTAGCACAGTCGAGCCCCATCGCGCCCCCGCCGGAATATACCACCATCCGGGCGCCGTTGCTTGCTTGCGAGCAACAACCCCGGCGAGTCGCCGCTGGTTGA
- a CDS encoding transmembrane 9 family protein, which translates to MMRIQSVLCPRQWTIWLLFVSHACAFYIPGYSVTRYNDDEPIPLLVNKIFSDHTQLQYAYFDLPFVCPPSGKSHGGSPFGSGKSVSLNLGEILRGDRIMTSDFELHMGRNVECQKLCTVEVGRKDVKWGRQLIREGYVAEWIADNLPGATSFVTVDRSRKYYATGFKIGDLDFSPGTGKPRYFINNHFIIVIRWRSAPEGGKVVVGFEIYPKSIKASDYEEDGCPKQVHGNHEGLELYIPPNLSRLKEMYPESSYLPKEDDEIDDGAKLKIPYSYSVYFKEEPGIEWSNRWDLYFSNQGESSMTHWLAVLNSLIISGALGVAVYVIWDRTVQGDIKGRGDGAMEDGKIKLRSKSTEKRGEGLLDQGIDVERDADGSSDDETPEDLSGWKLLHGDVFRVPEYSGLLAPLVGSGMQLFFMVSGLLILSCLGVLNPSFRGGFVSVGMGLFVFAGLFSGYFSGRLYKTFGGVHWRKNTLITALFFPGLIFCLIFILNLFVWAQASSTAIPFGTLIGMLALWLLIQVPLVYLGSWYGFVRAKPWEHPTKTNSIARQIPPQPWYLHSFQGAAITGLPPFAVLFIELLFVFKNLWQDKSGYYYVFGFLSTVSTIVIITVSEVTIIATHSQLCAENYHWWWQSFLTGGSSAFWVFAYCIWYYFFHLHITGFVSSLLFFSYSFLACAVYGLLTGTVGFLTAYAFIRRIYSSIKID; encoded by the exons atgatgagaattCAATCGGTGTTGTGTCCTCGCCAATGGACAATATGGCTGTTATTCGTCTCCCACGCTTGCGCGTTCTACATACCAG GTTACTCTGTCACACGCTATAACGACGACGAACCCATTCCCCTCCTCGTCAACAAGATCTTTTCGGACCACACGCAGCTACAGTATGCCTACTTTGATCTTCCGTTCGTGTGTCCGCCAAGTGGGAAGAGTCATGGTGGCTCGCCGTTCGGCTCAGGAAAGAGTGTCTCACTCAACCTGGGAGAGATCCTCCGCGGCGATCGCATCATGACCTCGGATTTTGAGCTTCATATGGGCAGGAATGTGGAATGCCAGAAACTCTGTACAGTGGAGGTCGGACGGAAAGACGTAAAATGGGGCCGGCAGCTCATCAGGGAAGGATATGTGGCGGAATGGATCGCGGACAATTTGCCTGGAGCAACGAGTTTCGTCACCGTCGACCGTAGCCGCAAATACTATGCCACCGGATTCAAGATTGGAGACCTGGACTTCTCGCCTGGCACCGGCAAACCACGTTATTTTATCAACAATCATTTCATTATTGTCATTCGTTGGCGGAGTGCTCCAGAAGGAGGCAAGGTGGTTGTCGGTTTTGAGATCTATCCGAAGAGCATCAAGGCCAGCGATTACGAGGAAGACGGATGTCCGAAACAAGTGCATGGCAATCACGAGGGCCTGGAACTGTACATTCCTCCTAATCTCTCGAGGCTGAAGGAGATGTATCCTGAATCGTCGTATCTTcccaaggaggatgatgagatagACGATGGTGCCAAGCTGAAGATCCCATACAGTTACTCGGTCTACTTCAAAGAAGAGCCTGGTATCGAGTGGTCGAACCGCTGGGACCTCTACTTCAGCAATCAAGGCGAAAGTTCGATGACACATTGGCTGGCGGTTCTGAACTCTTTGATTATATCGGGTGCCCTCGGTGTGGCGGTCTACGTGATCTGGGATCGGACGGTGCAAGGAGATATCAAGGGTCGTGGGGATGGCGCTATGGAGGACGGTAAGATCAAATTACGCTCCAAGTCAAccgagaagagaggagaaggcctcCTGGATCAAGGCATAGATGTTGAACGGGATGCAGACGGATCGTCTGATGACGAAACTCCGGAAGATTTGAGCGGATGGAAGCTCCTTCATGGAGACGTTTTCCGGGTGCCTGAGTATAGCGGTCTATTAGCGCCATTGGTGGGCTCAGGCATGCAACTCTTCTTTATGGTCTCTGGGCTGTTGATCCTCAGTTGCTTGGGTGTCTTGAATCCCAGTTTCCGCGGTGGATTTGTTAGTGTGGGCATGGGCTTGTTCGTCTTTGCTGGCCTTTTCTCCGGATATTTCTCTGGGAGGTTGTACAAAACCTTCGGAGGTGTCCATTGGCGAAAGAATACGCTCATC ACCGCTCTTTTCTTCCCGGGGCTGATCTTTTGCCTCATCTTCATACTGAATCTATTTGTCTGGGCACAAGCATCGAGTACGGCCATTCCTTTCGGTACATTGATCGGCATGCTTGCGTTATGGCTTCTCATTCAAGTTCCTCTGGTATACCTCGGCAGCTGGTATGGCTTCGTGCGAGCCAAGCCGTGGGAACACCCGACCAAGACGAACTCGATCGCGCGCCAAATTCCGCCCCAACCGTGGTATTTGCATAGCTTTCAGGGAGCTGCCATCACCGGGTTACCCCCATTTGCTGTCCTGTTCATTGAACTACTCTTTGTGTTCAAGAATTTGTGGCAGGACAAGAGTGGCTATTACTATGTTTTCGGCTTCCTCAGTACTGTGTCGACGATTGTGATTATCACGGTGAGCGAAGTGACCATCATCGCAACGCACAGCCAGTTGTGTGCTGAG AATTATCACTGGTGGTGGCAGAGCTTCCTGACCGGTGGAAGCAGCGCCTTCTGGGTGTTTGCTTACTGCATTTGGTACTACTTCTTCCATCTGCACATCACAGGCTTCGTATCGAgtctgctcttcttcagctaCAGCTTCCTAGCTTGTGCGGTGTACGGCTTGCTGACTGGGACCGTTGGATTCCTGACGGCATATGCCTTCATCCGGCGTATCTACAG CTCGATTAAGATCGATTGA
- a CDS encoding NAD(P)/FAD-dependent oxidoreductase gives MAFAQSILSNPAIPIEDRQQALDRAFADPGLPSAHPTSSFWLRSPHPEVAQAQSAELPSEAEVVIIGSGVTGTSIARTLLKSRKPGEETKPRPAVVILEARDVCSGATGRNGGHIIETAEEFAELEASHGVEAAKTIVKFRMAHLQEILKTADEYGLTEETQVRKVQFLCVFFDERNWKGALSRLQRLKECLPDETVEWRAYEKNEIPKDFCLPHARGIVAGPAGAIWPYRFITGVLAHLRIEFPQDLRIEANTPVTTIRDDIPQGATSLRYSVETTRGPIRARHVIHCTNAHVGHLVPGLRGRIYSVRGQMSAQAPGNKFRNQGTEHSWIFNYERGFDYLTQLPPSEAGEMMMFGGGLAQSELAGVGDFGISADSELSLYADIHLSGALSAVFGRENWGSVPGSSVEEMWTGNMGFSADGFPWVGQLPACLTGREQREKGQGGEWVSAGFSGEGMVNAWLCGKALGIMLLAHDNEVLETESADLSWLPEQMLVTENRIRDSVLPRDINEISSYL, from the exons ATGGCGTTCGCTCAATCTATACTCTCCAACCCTGCTATTCCGATTGAAGATCGGCAACAAGCGCTCGACCGTGCTTTTGCCGACCCTGGTCTACCTTCAGCTCACCCGACTTCTTCTTTCTGGCTCCGATCTCCACATCCCGAGGTTGCCCAGGCGCAGTCGGCTGAGCTGCCATCCGAGGCAGAAGTAGTCATCATCGGTTCTGGAGTGACTGGGACTTCGATTGCAAGAACCCTGTTGAAGTCACGCAAGCCTGGGGAGGAGACCAAACCCCGACCGGCTGTTGTTATCTTAGAAGCGCGTGATGTCTGTAGTGGTGCCACGGGCCGCAACGGCGGTCATATCATTGAAACAGCGGAGGAATTTGCAGAGCTCGAAGCATCACATGGCGTTGAAGCGGCCAAGACGATTGTGAAGTTTCGAATGGCTCATCTGCAGGAGATCCTGAAGACCGCTGATGAGTATGGACTGACGGAGGAGACTCAAGTGAGGAAAGTCCAGTTTCTATGTGTATTTTTCGATGAGAGAAACTGGAAGGGGGCTTTATCTCGCCTGCAGCGTTTGAAAGAGTGTTTGCCCGATGAAACCGTCGAGTGGAGAGCTTATGAAAAAAATGAGATTCCAAAG GATTTCTGCCTCCCTCATGCTCGAGGTATCGTGGCTGGTCCGGCTGGTGCCATCTGGCCTTATCGGTTTATCACTGGCGTTTTGGCTCACTTGCGCATCGAATTTCCCCAAGATCTGCGGATTGAAGCCAATACACCGGTGACAACTATCCGTGATGATATACCTCAAGGGGCGACTTCATTGCGGTATTCGGTTGAAACAACCAGAGGCCCGATCCGCGCTCGTCACGTCATCCACTGTACCAACGCTCACGTTGGCCATCTTGTTCCCGGATTGCGAGGCCGTATTTACTCAGTCCGGGGTCAAATGTCTGCGCAGGCACCGGGGAACAAGTTCCGCAATCAGGGAACCGAGCATTCTTGGATTTTTAACTATGAACGGGGGTTCGACTATCTAACCCAGTTACCACCGTCCGAAGCAggcgagatgatgatgttcgGAGGCGGGTTGGCCCAAAGCGAGCTCGCTGGTGTTGGCGATTTTGGGATTTCCGCCGACTCAGAGCTGAGCCTGTACGCTGACATCCATCTCTCTGGCGCGTTGAGTGCTGTCTTCGGTCGCGAGAACTGGGGCAGCGTCCCGGGTTCCAGTGTCGAGGAGATGTGGACAGGAAATATGGGTTTCAGCGCAGACGGCTTCCCATGGGTAGGGCAACTTCCCGCGTGTCTGACCGGAAGGGaacagagagaaaaaggccaaggaggtGAATGGGTCTCTGCAGGATTCTCAGGGGAGGGAATGGTGAATGCATGGCTGTGCGGGAAAGCTCTGGGAATAATGTTGCTGGCTCATGATAATGAAGTGCTTGAGACAGAATCCGCAGACCTCTCCTGGCTTCCAGAGCAGATGCTGGTGACGGAGAACAGGATCAGGGACTCTGTTCTACCTCGTGATATCAATGAGATATCGTCTTATTTGTAG
- a CDS encoding putative arsenate reductase (Arc2) — protein sequence MSAQPPTEQPWHAAFPAPRNTARSISREEMLQWMREGKQAGKDYVLVDLRRNDHEGGTIKGSLNLPAQSLYYSLSTVYNLLRAGGVKYIIWYCGSSTGRGTRAANWFADYLEDQQDGSIESLVLQGGIKGWVGAGEEYRELMEGFDAQVWQKNGIELK from the exons ATGTCTGCTCAACCACCCACCGAACAACCCTGGCACGCCGCCTTCCCAGCACCCCGCAACACGGCCCGTAGCATCTCCCGAGAAGAAATGCTCCAGTGGATGCGTGAAGGCAAACAGGCGGGAAAGGACTACGTGCTTGTTGATCTGCGCCGGAACGACCACGAA GGAGGAACGATCAAGGGTTCGCTGAACCTGCCCGCTCAGAGCTTGTATTATTCTCTGTCGACGGTGTATAATCTTCTCCGAGCGGGAGGAGTGAAGTATATTATTTGGTATTGCG GCTCTTCGACCGGGAGGGGAACTCGAGCAGCGAATTGGTTTGCGGATTACCTTGAAGATCAGCAAGATGGGTCGATCGAGAGCTTGGTGCTGCAGGGTGGCATTAAGGGGTGGGTTGGGGCTGGGGAGGAGTATAGGGAGTTGATGGAGGGGTTTGATGCTCAGGTTTGGCAGAAGAATGGGATTGAGTTGAAGTGA
- the rse1 gene encoding DDB1/RSE1 family protein, whose protein sequence is MATTSNMFMYSLTIQPPTAITQAILGQFAGTKEQQIVTASGSKLTIHRPDPTQGKITPIYSQDVFGIIRTLAAFRLAGSSKDYIIIGSDSGRITIIEYVPSQNRFNRIHLETFGKSGVRRVVPGQYLAVDPKGRACLIASVEKNKLVYVLNRNSQAELTISSPLEAHKPQTVVFAMTALDVGYENPIFAALEVDYSEADQDPTGRAYEESEKLLVYYELDLGLNHVVRKWADPVDRTASMLFQVPGGADGPSGVLVCAEDNITYRHSNQDAFRVPIPRRIGATENPERKRSIVAGVMHKMRGAFFFLLQTEDGDLFKVTIDMVEDDNGQLTGEVKRLKIKYFDTVPIASSLLILKSGFLYVASEAGNHHFYQFEKLGDDDEETEFNSENFPADLSVPCEPVFFQPRGAENLNLVETLNSLNPLIDSKIVNLNEDDAPQIYTVSGSGARSSFRTLKHGLEVSEIVESELPSVPSAVWTTKLTRADEFDAYIILSFANGTLVLSIGETVEEVTDTGFLSTAPTLAVQQLGEDSLIQVHPRGIRHILADRRVNEWPAPQHRSIVAAATNERQVAVALSSGEIVYFEMDADGTLAEYDERRQMSGTVTCLSLGEVPEGRVRSSFLAVGCDDSTVRILSLDPDSTLENKSVQALTSAPSALNIMSMADSSSGGTTLYLHIGLYSGVYLRTVLDEVTGELSDTRTRFLGAKPVKLFRVSVKGQTAVLALSSRPWLGYSDIQTKGFMLTPLDYVGLEWGWNFSSEQCVEGMVGIQAQNLRIFSIEKLDNNILQESIPLSNTPRRMLKHPEQPLFYVIESDNNVLSPATRARLIEDSKARNGETNVLPPEDFGYPRATGHWASCIQIVDPLDAKAVISTIELEENEAAVSMAAVPFSSQDDETFLVVGTAKDMIVNPPSSAGGFIHIYRFQEDGKELEFIHKTKVEEPPLALLGFQGRLLAGIGSTLRIYDLGMKQLLRKCQAQVVSKTIVGLQTQGSRIVVSDVRESVTYVVYKYQDNILIPFVDDSVSRWTTSTTMVDYETVAGGDKFGNLWLVRCPKKASEEADEDGSGAHLIHERGYLHGAPNRLDLMIHTYTQDIPTSLHKTQLVAGGRDILVWTGFQGTIGMLVPFVSREDVDFFQNLEMQLASQCPPLAGRDHLIYRSYYAPVKGVIDGDLCEMYFLLPNDTKMMIAAELDRSVREIERKISVRYANEGSVLIILMAIPASVCKGL, encoded by the exons ATGGCTACCACTTCGAACATGTTCATGTATTCCCTGACGATCCAGCCTCCGACTGCGATCACACAAGCTATTCTGGGCCAGTTTGCAGGGACTAAGGAGCAACAGATCGTGACAGCGTCAGGGTCGAAGCTCACGATTCATCGTCCCGATCCGACTCAGGGCAAGATTACACCAATCTATTCCCAGGATGTCTTCGGTATCATCCGTACTCTGGCAGCCTTTCGGCTGGCTGGAAGCAGTAAAG ATTACATAATCATTGGTTCGGACTCGGGACGTATCACGATTATTGAATATGTTCCCTCCCAAAATCGGTTCAACCGTATCCATCTTGAGACCTTCGGCAAGTCCGGTGTTCGTCGTGTCGTTCCTGGTCAGTACCTTGCGGTCGATCCAAAAGGTAGAGCTTGTTTGATTGCCTCCGTGGAAAAGAATAAGCTCGTTTACGTTCTGAATCGGAACTCGCAGGCCGAGCTCACGATTTCGTCTCCTCTGGAGGCCCACAAGCCGCAGACTGTGGTCTTTGCGATGACTGCTCTGGATGTCGGCTACGAGAATCCTATCTTCGCGGCCCTCGAGGTTGACTATTCTGAGGCGGATCAGGATCCAACCGGTCGAGCGTACGAAGAGTCCGAAAAACTGCTTGTATATTATGAACTTGATCTCGGTCTAAATCATGTTGTCCGCAAGTGGGCCGATCCTGTTGACCGCACGGCGTCTATGCTATTCCAGGTGCCGGGAGGTGCCGATGGTCCCAGTGGTGTCTTGGTATGTGCAGAGGATAACATTACCTACCGGCACTCAAACCAAGATGCATTCAGAGTCCCGATTCCTCGACGCATTGGTGCAACTGAAAATCCCGAGCGCAAGCGCTCTATCGTCGCTGGCGTCATGCACAAGATGAGGGgtgctttctttttccttcttcagaCTGAAGATGGCGACCTGTTCAAGGTTACCATTGATATGGTGGAGGATGACAACGGACAACTGACTGGCGAAGTTAAGAGGTTGAAGATCAAATATTTTGATACAGTCCCTATCGCATCCAGTCTGTTGATTCTAAAGAGTGGTTTCCTTTACGTTGCCAGTGAAGCAGGAAACCATCACTTCTACCAATTCGAGAAGCTGGgagacgacgacgaagagacTGAATTCAACAGTGAAAACTTTCCTGCGGATCTCTCTGTTCCCTGTGAGCCGGTGTTCTTCCAACCGAGAGGAGCTGAAAACCTCAACCTCGTCGAGACGCTCAACTCTCTCAACCCTTTGATCGATAGTAAGATCGTGAACCTTAACGAGGACGATGCTCCTCAAATCTACACTGTGTCTGGGAGTGGCGCCCGGAGCAGCTTCAGGACCCTCAAGCACGGTCTGGAAGTCTCCGAGATTGTGGAATCGGAGCTCCCTAGTGTGCCTTCTGCCGTTTGGACTACCAAGTTGACTCGTGCTGATGAGTTTGACGCTTACATTATTCTTTCTTTCGCAAACGGTACTTTGGTTCTCAGCATCGGTGAGACCGTTGAAGAGGTAACCGACACCGGCTTTCTTTCCACTGCACCTACTTTGGCTGTTCAGCAGCTCGGTGAGGATTCGCTGATTCAGGTTCACCCGAGAGGCATTCGTCATATCCTTGCAGACCGGCGTGTCAATGAGTGGCCCGCTCCTCAACATCGTTCGATTGTCGCTGCTGCGACAAATGAGCGTCAGGTAGCGGTTGCCCTCAGCTCAGGTGAAATCGTGTACTTCGAAATGGATGCCGATGGAACGCTCGCTGAATACGATGAGAGACGTCAGATGTCTGGTACAGTAACATGCCTCAGTTTAGGCGAGGTGCCTGAAGGGCGTGTGAGAAGTTCTTTCTTGGCTGTCGGATGTGACGACTCTACTGTTCGCATTCTGAGCTTGGATCCCGACTCGACCTTGGAGAATAAGTCAGTCCAGGCTCTTACCTCGGCTCCATCAGCGTTGAACATCATGTCAATGGCCGATTCAAGCTCAGGAGGTACGACGCTGTACCTGCACATTGGGCTCTACTCCGGTGTCTACCTCCGAACTGTTCTCGACGAGGTGACTGGTGAACTTTCCGATACTCGTACCCGGTTCCTGGGAGCTAAGCCAGTCAAGCTATTCCGTGTTTCCGTCAAAGGACAAACGGCTGTTCTCGCCCTCAGCTCCCGACCATGGTTGGGCTACTCCGACATCCAGACAAAAGGTTTCATGCTCACCCCGTTGGATTACGTGGGCTTGGAATGGGGCTGGAATTTCTCCAGTGAGCAGTGTGTTGAAGGCATGGTTGGTATCCAGGCACAGAATCTTCG GATTTTCTCTATCGAGAAGTTGGACAACAACATACTGCAGGAGTCAATTCCCCTTTCAAACACGCCCCGTCGTATGCTTAAGCATCCAGAACAGCCATTGTTCTATGTTATCGAATCCGACAACAATGTCCTATCGCCGGCTACGAGAGCCAGGCTGATCGAAGATTCCAAGGCGCGTAATGGCGAGACAAACGTTCTTCCGCCCGAAGATTTCGGCTATCCACGGGCTACAGGTCACTGGGCGTCTTGTATTCAAATTGTCGATCCTCTGGATGCCAAAGCCGTGATCTCGACGATTGAACTCGAGGAGAACGAGGCCGCCGTCAGCATGGCAGCGGTACCCTTCTCGAGCCAGGACGATGAGACATTTCTGGTGGTGGGAACGGCTAAGGATATGATTGTCAACCCTCCCTCGTCAGCGGGAGGTTTCATCCACATTTACAGgtttcaagaagatgggaagGAGCTGGAGTTCATTCACAAGACGAAGGTGGAAGAGCCACCTCTTGCTCTCCTCGGATTCCAGGGACGTCTTCTTGCCGGCATCGGCTCTACCCTTCGGATCTATGACTTGGGAATGAAACAGCTGCTCCGGAAATGTCAGGCTCAGGTGGTGTCGAAGACGATTGTTGGGCTCCAGACACAAGGTAGCCGGATTGTTGTCAGCGACGTTCGCGAAAGCGTGACGTATGTCGTATACAAGTACCAGGATAACATCTTGATTCCTTTCGTTGATGATTCCGTTTCTCGCTGGACGACGAGTACCACCATGGTAGACTACGAGACTGTTGCCGGTGGTGACAAATTTGGTAACCTCTGGCTCGTGCGCTGTCCCAAGAAGGCCTCGGAGGAggcggatgaggatggatCGGGAGCCCATCTGATTCATGAGCGCGGTTATCTGCATGGCGCACCGAATCGCCTGGATCTGATGATCCACACCTACACACAAGATATCCCGACTAGCTTGCACAAGACACAACTCGTAGCAGGTGGACGGGATATCCTTGTGTGGACCGGGTTTCAGGGTACAATTGGCATGCTTGTGCCTTTCGTGAGCCGCGAGGATGTGGACTTTTTCCAGAACCTAGAGATGCAACTAGCATCACAGTGCCCACCCCTCGCCGGACGGGATCATCTCATCTATCGCAGCTATTATGCACCAGTCAAAGGTGTTATTGATGGAGATTTGTGCGAAATGTATTTCTTACTGCCTAATGAcacgaagatgatgattgcAGCGGAACTGGATCGTTCCGTCAGGGAGATTGAGCGGAAGATCTCGGTAA GATATGCGAACGAGGGTAGCGTACTAATAATTCTGATGGCAATTCCGGCGTCTGTGTGCAAGGGTCTATAG
- a CDS encoding ubiquitin domain-containing protein DSK2, with protein sequence MADDTATTEDSPITFTIKSSNDAKFTLTLPLSTQVSELKQKLSSSEYADTPAERQRLIYSGRVLKDNETLATYKIKDGHTVHLVKSAASNQRQGGATQSTATSAATGTSAAPAAGAVPTNLAAGTGNNPLAGLTGARYAGFAQLPGAGMFGPDGGMGPPPDAESMLNMLENPQFQSTINEALQNPAMIDMMIQQNPMLRDMGPGVRQMMQSPEFRRMLTDPSSIRHMLQMQRAFGAGGLGGGSAFPAPGVTNTTPEENRNNQNSNNANAAAAGAPPFNPFAPPALGAGNPFAALFGGAPPAFGANPSSTSTAAGGDQSQGTQGATGSAAAGSTTTGEGQNQQNFQNPFSFLMNPAMFGATGSQGGQAGFNPFNPQQNPFLRDPALLSQMMQAMGAQGGAAGAGANPLAALLGGAGLGSPPPQDNRPPEERYADQLRQLNDMGFFEFERNVEALRRSGGSVQGAVEYLLSHPS encoded by the exons ATGGCCGACGATACCGCCACGACCGAAGATTCGCCCATCACCTTCACAATCAAATCCTCCAATGACGCCAAATTTACCCtcactcttcctctttctaCTCAAGTCTCAGAGTTGAAACAGAAGCTTTCATCTTCCGAATATGCCGATACTCCAGCTGAGCGTCAGCGTTTGATCTACTCTGGGAGAGTGCTCAAGGATAATGAGACTCTAGCCACTTATAAGATCAAAGATGGCCACACTGTCCATTTGGTAAAGAGTGCCGCTAGCAATCAGAGACAGGGTGGGGCTACTCAGAGTACGGCTACATCTGCAGCTACCGGTACCTCGGCTgctcctgcagctggtgCTGTGCCCACCAATCTCGCTGCCGGTACTGGAAACAACCCGCTCGCGGGCCTCACAGGTGCAAGATATGCTGGATTTGCGCAGCTACCGGGTGCTGGCATGTTCGGTCCAGATGGCGGG ATGGGACCTCCTCCCGACGCCGAAAGCATGCTCAACATGCTTGAAAACCCCCAGTTTCAGTCCACCATCAATGAAGCCCTGCAGAACCCAGCCATGATCGACATGATGATTCAACAAAATCCCATGTTGCGTGATATGGGTCCTGGAGTGCGGCAAATGATGCAGAGCCCTGAATTTCGCCGCATGCTCACCGATCCCAGTTCTATCCGTCATATGTTGCAGATGCAGAGGGCGTTTGGTGCCGGCGGATTGGGCGGAGGTAGTGCGTTTCCAGCGCCTGGAGTGACCAACACGACGCCCGAGGAGAACAGAAACAACCAGAACAGCAACAATGCGAATGCGGCTGCAGCGGGCGCGCCTCCTTTCAACCCTTTCGCTCCTCCTGCGCTAGGAGCCGGCAATCCTTTCGCTGCTCTTTTCGGTGGAGCCCCACCAGCTTTCGGCGCCAACCCGTCAAGTACCTCGACAGCTGCAGGTGGCGACCAATCCCAAGGCACGCAAGGAGCAACTGGCAGCGCCGCTGCTGGCAGCACAACTACCGGTGAGGGCCAGAACCAGCAGAATTTTCAGAATCCATTCAGTTTCTTGATGAACCCCGCCATGTTCGGAGCTACTGGTTCTCAGGGTGGACAGGCCGGCTTCAATCCTTTTAATCCGCAGCAGAACCCCTTCCTTCGAGATCCCGCGCTGCTGTCGCAGATGATGCAGGCCATGGGAGCCCAAGGAGGTGCAGCCGGTGCCGGTGCTAATCCTTTGGCGGCTCTGCTTGGAGGCGCCGGCCTTGGAAGCCCTCCGCCGCAGGACAATCGGCCGCCTGAGGAAAGATACGCGGACCAGCTGCGACAACTCAACGATATGGGCTTCTTTGAGTTTGAGAGAAATGTGGAAGCTCTGCGACGCTCAGGTGGCAGTGTTCAGGGTGCCGTAGAGTATCTCCTGAGTCATCCTTCGTAA